The following proteins come from a genomic window of Hymenobacter canadensis:
- a CDS encoding FdhF/YdeP family oxidoreductase: MEDSPKTDPSKAGNQQQQKAENAPKSGERSDQGEAPVADHDAPDPQSMRDNSNITPPEVANAKYTNPILAQPPEALTGIQIDTPPKVAAGVTAVLKSMEFSWREGGLDRGTRGLLKMNQKDGFDCSSCAWPDPDDHRSIAEFCENGAKATASDADDKAAGPEFFAKHSLAQLSQMTDRDQNNAGRLTHPMVKRPGDNHYSPIAWADAFNIIGRELNALDSPDEALFYTSGKVPNEPAFLFQLFAKQFGTNNLPDCSNMCHESSGAALSPTLGLGKGSVTLNDIYEAEVILIIGQNPGTNHPRMLSALQKAKKNGAKIISINPLLEAGLNHFKNPQDFMNPFKALGALLGDGTQITDLFLQVRVDGDMALLRGIMKHLFEAEDLNPGQVVDRPFIDQYTTGFESFEQNIRNTPWEDIEELSGISRAQLLEAANIIAPKQKIITCWAMGVTQQRQGVQTIQEIVNLQLMKGAIGKPGAGTCPVRGHSNVQGDRTMGVWEQPTKIFQDALGKEFNFQPPYEHGLDVVDSIKAMYKGKTKVYFSLGGNLLAAGPDTEVIAEGMRKQKLTVFVGTKLNRGHLVTGETSLLLPCFTHADVDMQKSGHQMTSCENSMGVVSQNKGILIPLPGQMMSEVAILAGVAIATLGEKTNIADWVAMTENYDVIRDHISRVIPGFENFNEKLRRPGGFYLPNGPRERKFTTKNGKANFTTTEFQKYQRELEPGQLVMMTVRSHDQFNTTIYDYNDRYRGITGERRVLFMNEQDMAERGLKSKDLIDITSHYLGSTRTVEKFLAIPYDIPKGNVAAYFPEANPLVPIASVAKTSNTPTSKYVVVTVVPAHKTVGAPVELRVKAEATA, encoded by the coding sequence ATGGAAGATTCCCCCAAAACCGACCCCTCCAAGGCCGGCAACCAGCAGCAGCAAAAGGCGGAAAACGCCCCCAAAAGCGGTGAGCGTAGCGACCAGGGCGAGGCCCCGGTAGCCGACCACGATGCCCCTGACCCTCAAAGCATGCGCGACAACAGCAATATCACGCCGCCCGAAGTGGCCAATGCCAAATATACCAACCCCATCTTGGCCCAGCCGCCGGAAGCCCTCACCGGTATTCAGATTGACACGCCACCCAAGGTGGCTGCTGGCGTCACGGCTGTGCTCAAGAGCATGGAGTTCAGCTGGCGCGAAGGTGGCCTCGACCGGGGTACGCGCGGCCTGCTCAAGATGAACCAGAAGGACGGTTTCGACTGCTCCAGCTGCGCCTGGCCCGATCCGGACGACCACCGCTCGATAGCGGAGTTCTGCGAGAATGGCGCCAAAGCCACCGCCTCGGATGCCGACGACAAAGCCGCCGGCCCCGAGTTCTTCGCCAAGCACAGCCTGGCCCAGCTCTCCCAGATGACGGACCGCGACCAGAACAACGCCGGCCGCCTCACGCACCCCATGGTTAAGCGCCCCGGCGACAACCACTACTCGCCCATTGCCTGGGCTGATGCCTTTAACATCATTGGTCGGGAGCTGAACGCGCTGGACTCGCCCGACGAGGCCTTGTTCTACACTTCGGGCAAAGTGCCCAACGAGCCGGCCTTTCTGTTCCAGCTGTTCGCCAAGCAGTTCGGCACCAACAATCTGCCCGACTGCTCCAATATGTGCCACGAGAGCAGCGGCGCGGCCCTGAGCCCCACCCTGGGCCTGGGCAAAGGCTCCGTTACGCTCAACGATATCTACGAGGCTGAGGTGATTCTCATTATCGGCCAGAACCCGGGTACCAACCACCCGCGCATGCTGTCGGCACTGCAGAAGGCCAAGAAGAACGGGGCCAAGATCATCAGCATCAATCCGCTGCTGGAAGCCGGCCTCAACCACTTCAAGAACCCGCAGGACTTCATGAACCCCTTCAAGGCGCTGGGCGCGTTGCTGGGCGACGGCACGCAAATCACCGACCTGTTCCTGCAGGTGCGCGTGGATGGCGACATGGCCCTGCTGCGCGGCATCATGAAGCACCTGTTCGAGGCCGAGGACCTGAACCCCGGCCAGGTAGTAGACCGCCCGTTCATCGACCAATACACTACTGGCTTCGAGTCGTTCGAGCAGAACATCCGCAACACGCCGTGGGAAGACATCGAGGAGCTGAGCGGCATTTCGCGGGCCCAGCTGCTGGAAGCGGCCAATATCATTGCCCCCAAGCAGAAGATCATCACCTGCTGGGCCATGGGCGTGACGCAGCAGCGCCAGGGCGTGCAGACGATTCAGGAAATCGTGAACCTGCAGCTCATGAAAGGCGCCATCGGCAAGCCCGGCGCGGGCACCTGCCCGGTGCGCGGCCACTCCAACGTGCAGGGCGACCGGACGATGGGCGTGTGGGAGCAGCCCACCAAGATTTTCCAGGATGCGCTGGGTAAGGAGTTCAACTTCCAGCCGCCCTACGAGCACGGCCTCGACGTAGTCGATTCCATTAAGGCCATGTACAAAGGCAAAACCAAGGTGTACTTCAGCCTGGGCGGCAATCTGCTGGCCGCTGGCCCCGACACCGAGGTTATTGCCGAAGGCATGCGTAAGCAGAAGCTTACCGTATTCGTGGGCACCAAGCTCAACCGCGGCCACCTTGTGACCGGCGAAACCAGCCTGCTGCTGCCCTGCTTTACCCATGCCGACGTGGACATGCAGAAAAGCGGCCACCAGATGACCTCCTGCGAAAACTCGATGGGCGTGGTGAGCCAGAATAAGGGCATTCTAATACCGCTGCCGGGTCAGATGATGAGTGAAGTGGCTATTCTGGCCGGCGTCGCCATTGCCACCTTGGGCGAGAAAACCAACATTGCCGACTGGGTGGCCATGACGGAGAACTACGACGTCATCCGCGACCATATCAGCCGCGTGATTCCAGGCTTCGAGAACTTCAACGAGAAGCTGCGCCGCCCCGGCGGGTTCTACCTGCCCAACGGCCCCCGCGAGCGGAAATTCACCACCAAGAACGGCAAGGCCAACTTCACAACCACCGAGTTCCAGAAGTACCAGCGCGAGCTGGAGCCCGGCCAGCTGGTGATGATGACTGTGCGCAGCCACGACCAGTTCAACACCACCATCTACGACTACAACGACCGGTACCGCGGCATCACGGGCGAGCGGCGCGTGCTGTTCATGAACGAGCAGGACATGGCCGAGCGCGGCCTCAAGTCCAAGGACCTGATTGACATCACCAGTCACTACCTAGGCTCCACCCGCACCGTGGAGAAGTTCCTAGCCATTCCCTACGACATTCCGAAGGGCAACGTGGCCGCATACTTCCCCGAGGCCAACCCGCTGGTGCCCATTGCCAGCGTAGCCAAAACCAGCAACACGCCCACGTCCAAATACGTGGTGGTCACGGTAGTACCCGCGCACAAAACAGTCGGCGCGCCGGTAGAGCTGCGCGTCAAGGCTGAAGCCACCGCGTAG
- a CDS encoding DUF7009 family protein produces the protein MKLRLEDNTLRLRLDEAEVAAFRQQGRLETVVPLGLTAADSLTYTLERDPTVLALAVRHEAGRVRVLVPATVADGWASSETISLRGTQEVADNQVVHILVEKDLGCKH, from the coding sequence ATGAAGCTCCGCCTCGAAGACAATACGCTGCGCCTGCGCCTGGATGAGGCGGAAGTAGCCGCCTTCCGGCAGCAGGGCCGGCTGGAAACGGTAGTGCCCTTGGGCCTGACCGCCGCCGACTCTCTTACGTATACCCTCGAACGCGACCCAACGGTGCTGGCCCTGGCCGTGCGCCACGAGGCGGGCCGCGTGCGGGTGCTGGTGCCGGCCACGGTGGCCGACGGCTGGGCTTCTTCGGAAACCATCAGTCTGCGCGGCACCCAGGAAGTTGCTGACAACCAAGTCGTCCATATCTTGGTAGAAAAGGACCTGGGCTGCAAACATTAG
- the fdhD gene encoding formate dehydrogenase accessory sulfurtransferase FdhD, translating to MSAPVFLPPTSYDYVTVHKVQGATVTEASDVLAAEEPLEIRLGYGPADQRQHRTLSITMRTPGHDFELAAGFLFTEGIIRSRQDLQGVIYCPDVEKEEERENVVRAELAPTATPDLPRLERHFYTSSSCGVCGKTSIEAVHAAACPVLPAAGPYVPASVLHQMPERQRAAQDLFEQTGGLHAAALFSPEGELLLLREDVGRHNALDKVIGAALFQELLPLHNAVLLVSGRASFELVQKAAVAGIPVLAAVGAPSSLAVSAARDFGMTLCGFVRQNRYNIYCHDWRITKEL from the coding sequence AGGGCGCAACCGTGACCGAAGCCTCCGATGTGCTGGCCGCCGAGGAGCCGCTGGAAATCCGCCTCGGCTACGGCCCCGCCGACCAGCGCCAGCACCGTACCCTGAGCATCACGATGCGCACGCCCGGCCACGATTTCGAGCTGGCGGCCGGCTTTCTGTTCACCGAAGGCATCATCCGCAGCCGCCAGGACCTGCAGGGCGTCATCTACTGCCCCGATGTAGAAAAGGAGGAGGAGCGCGAAAACGTAGTACGCGCCGAGCTGGCCCCCACTGCCACCCCCGATCTGCCGCGCCTGGAGCGCCACTTCTACACCAGCAGCAGCTGCGGCGTGTGCGGCAAAACCAGCATCGAGGCGGTGCACGCTGCCGCCTGTCCGGTGCTGCCCGCGGCGGGCCCCTACGTGCCGGCCAGCGTACTGCACCAGATGCCCGAGCGGCAGCGCGCCGCCCAGGACTTGTTCGAGCAAACCGGCGGCCTGCACGCGGCGGCCCTTTTCTCGCCGGAAGGCGAGCTGCTGCTGCTGCGCGAAGACGTAGGCCGCCACAACGCCCTCGACAAGGTAATTGGCGCGGCCTTGTTCCAGGAGCTGCTGCCGCTACACAACGCCGTGCTCCTGGTCAGCGGCCGGGCTTCGTTCGAGCTGGTGCAGAAAGCGGCCGTGGCTGGCATTCCGGTGCTGGCCGCCGTGGGCGCCCCCAGCTCCCTGGCCGTATCCGCCGCCCGCGACTTCGGCATGACGCTCTGCGGCTTCGTGCGCCAGAACCGCTACAACATCTACTGCCACGACTGGCGGATTACGAAAGAACTGTAG